One Picrophilus oshimae DSM 9789 genomic region harbors:
- the pdo gene encoding protein disulfide oxidoreductase, protein MALIRDEDRKYLEDEFNGKLKEPVDLVVFTSNKSDCKYCKETVQLAEELSSINEKINLIKYVYEDNKDAVNDYGVEKYPATIVAKHGQKDGRIVYYGIPSGYEFGSLIEDIENVSMNEADVSKHAMELISKVDRPLTIKVYVTPTCQYCPRAVGTAHKFALLNKNIKAEMIESLEFDKEAEEVGVSAVPHVVINDDVTFVGAQPDDQFAEFIMEAYNHQD, encoded by the coding sequence ATGGCACTGATAAGAGATGAGGACAGGAAATATTTAGAGGATGAATTCAATGGCAAGTTAAAGGAACCCGTTGACCTTGTTGTTTTCACATCAAACAAGAGTGACTGCAAGTACTGCAAGGAAACAGTCCAGCTTGCAGAGGAATTATCATCAATAAATGAAAAGATAAATTTAATAAAGTACGTTTACGAGGATAACAAGGACGCTGTAAATGATTATGGTGTTGAGAAATATCCTGCAACAATAGTCGCAAAGCATGGCCAGAAGGACGGAAGGATTGTATACTATGGAATTCCATCTGGCTACGAATTCGGATCATTAATAGAGGACATTGAAAACGTCTCAATGAACGAGGCAGATGTATCAAAGCACGCAATGGAGTTAATATCAAAGGTTGACAGGCCACTAACAATAAAGGTCTATGTAACACCAACATGCCAGTACTGCCCAAGGGCCGTTGGCACAGCACATAAGTTCGCACTATTAAACAAGAATATAAAGGCAGAAATGATAGAATCACTGGAATTCGACAAGGAGGCTGAGGAGGTCGGGGTTTCAGCGGTACCACACGTTGTTATAAACGACGATGTAACCTTTGTTGGCGCACAGCCGGATGATCAGTTCGCAGAATTTATAATGGAAGCATACAACCACCAGGATTAA
- the alaXM gene encoding alanyl-tRNA editing protein AlaXM: protein MTERLFWKDMYMKEFDATVLNVNGDEVILDRTCFYPTGGGQPNDTGLLLKDDKKYQVIDVYKNNDDIIHKISGDVPGRGDKLHGIIDWDRRYSLMRYHTAVHIIDGVVKNYYNDHGMLTGGQLYTDHARVDFDFDDINRELIETIINQSNEIIEKGLNVFEKTLTRDEALAIPDLARTEPGRRLIESLDYVRVIEIEGFDMQSDGGTHVKNTSEVGKIIIKKIENKGRGHKRLEFTLQ, encoded by the coding sequence ATGACTGAAAGGCTCTTCTGGAAGGATATGTACATGAAAGAATTTGATGCAACCGTTTTAAATGTGAACGGCGATGAGGTGATACTTGATAGAACATGCTTTTACCCTACAGGCGGTGGCCAGCCAAATGATACCGGTTTATTATTAAAAGATGATAAAAAATACCAGGTTATAGACGTCTATAAAAACAACGATGATATTATACATAAAATATCCGGCGATGTTCCAGGCAGGGGCGATAAATTGCATGGAATAATAGACTGGGATAGAAGGTATTCATTAATGAGGTACCACACAGCCGTGCATATAATAGATGGTGTTGTAAAGAATTATTACAATGACCACGGAATGCTAACAGGTGGGCAGTTATATACAGATCATGCAAGGGTTGATTTTGACTTTGATGATATAAACAGGGAATTAATAGAGACAATAATAAACCAATCAAACGAGATCATTGAAAAAGGTTTAAACGTTTTTGAGAAAACATTAACAAGGGATGAGGCCCTGGCAATACCGGACCTTGCAAGAACAGAGCCTGGCAGAAGGCTCATAGAGAGCCTTGATTATGTAAGGGTCATAGAAATAGAGGGCTTCGACATGCAGAGCGATGGCGGAACCCATGTAAAAAATACATCAGAGGTGGGGAAAATTATTATAAAAAAGATTGAAAACAAGGGCCGCGGACATAAAAGGCTTGAGTTCACGCTTCAATAA
- a CDS encoding glycoside hydrolase family 15 protein has protein sequence MRKGIILKIIAILAVLIMVSSVTLFSHDHENSYKSSVVPVKKNIYFTGNLSRDFDGNIIGINNHASPWGANNVIKKLYLAYNETDLFIGVYENISYNSLMIFITNVTNDIYGTSNISNMNTWNRDITFEGTMNYFSAVYFDGNNINPAGYGTYAIMSGKNSTPLAKPINSTFAFFPGNNTTEIAIPFSQMFQHGFNGNLSFGISAFVVGGSGPWVGSGIPYHQKGIYNDGNQASFLINDTIEINIPGIHVSPLPSYVDYPSYLLMSNWKNNDFWIATGIPDSYLGNYSYVHLSMQTVNIENKILPLKFYFDIFGHSISARLTPNNTINVRTNNSEFELIDPPYMNQTDVIQKSKSTIYSYISMPYIKYNASGNKISLYKYNLTLFFVNSSYNINNDSGMLNISIVSGPGTSIIGLSTNSTYMNPDYIKDVNHANVMKWLSKSKVSISGRYLIEYNMSQLLVKDDQNPFTGEIVASPSPVYFYNWVRDASFSAISLQDSGHIRSAMKYWDFMAGVQGVDTYNGTWQTRFNFWNGSVAGFVYPEFDSVGLFEIGIYNLFQVTHNISVIQKFMPNILASLEFQEKSIKKYGFIAEDHSIWEMEYGYWFWTQAINYLGIRDISRMPMIQNHNAVPVPPGPVPPGNMNIAMIAHKLKSNIIKYFYMDNIFAQYLVPVTNQYGNNNYTYFMANNTPDSSQILPIAMGFINPSSPMATSIVHNIYMILWNYRVGGLPRYYNDLYHYTEYGGYHESSGPSPPWIITTLFLALYDEKTGNMTGALNLMKWSYSHSQSWLLPEAVDPNFGSVIASTSPLTWSSAMYIIVSLNYRAMPPAPLPPGPP, from the coding sequence ATGAGGAAGGGCATTATTTTAAAAATTATTGCCATCCTGGCCGTTTTAATCATGGTCTCTTCTGTAACATTGTTTTCCCATGACCATGAAAACAGCTATAAAAGCAGCGTTGTTCCTGTAAAAAAGAACATATACTTTACAGGAAATCTATCAAGGGACTTTGATGGAAATATTATAGGAATAAATAATCATGCATCTCCATGGGGGGCAAATAACGTAATTAAAAAACTTTATCTTGCATACAATGAAACAGATCTTTTCATTGGTGTATATGAGAATATATCATATAATAGTCTCATGATCTTTATTACAAATGTTACAAACGATATCTATGGAACATCAAATATTTCAAATATGAATACATGGAACAGGGACATAACGTTTGAAGGAACAATGAACTATTTCAGTGCTGTTTACTTCGATGGCAATAATATAAATCCAGCAGGCTATGGCACATATGCAATCATGTCAGGAAAAAATTCAACGCCTCTGGCAAAACCGATAAACAGCACGTTCGCATTCTTTCCAGGGAATAACACAACAGAGATAGCAATACCATTTTCACAGATGTTCCAGCATGGGTTTAACGGCAATTTAAGCTTTGGCATATCAGCATTTGTTGTCGGCGGCAGCGGTCCATGGGTTGGCTCCGGAATACCATACCATCAAAAGGGAATCTACAATGATGGAAACCAGGCAAGCTTTTTGATAAATGATACAATAGAAATAAATATACCAGGAATACATGTAAGTCCGCTTCCGTCCTATGTTGATTATCCATCGTACCTGCTCATGAGCAACTGGAAAAATAACGATTTCTGGATTGCAACAGGAATACCGGACAGTTACCTTGGAAATTATTCTTATGTGCATCTGTCAATGCAGACCGTTAACATAGAGAATAAAATCCTGCCATTAAAGTTTTACTTTGATATATTTGGCCACAGCATAAGTGCACGGCTAACACCTAACAATACAATAAATGTAAGGACAAACAACTCTGAATTTGAATTAATAGATCCGCCATACATGAACCAGACCGATGTAATTCAAAAGTCAAAATCAACAATTTATAGCTATATATCAATGCCATATATTAAATATAATGCCTCCGGGAACAAAATAAGTCTTTATAAATATAACCTTACATTATTCTTTGTTAATTCCTCGTATAATATAAATAATGACAGCGGAATGCTAAATATAAGCATAGTATCAGGACCCGGGACAAGCATAATTGGCCTTAGCACAAACTCAACATACATGAATCCTGATTACATAAAAGATGTTAATCATGCAAACGTCATGAAATGGCTTTCAAAATCGAAAGTATCAATTTCAGGAAGATATTTAATTGAATACAATATGTCACAGCTGCTTGTTAAGGATGATCAGAATCCATTCACCGGGGAGATAGTTGCATCACCATCACCTGTTTATTTTTATAACTGGGTCAGGGATGCATCCTTCTCGGCAATAAGCCTTCAGGATTCCGGCCATATAAGATCGGCGATGAAATACTGGGATTTCATGGCAGGCGTTCAGGGAGTTGATACATACAATGGGACCTGGCAGACCAGGTTTAATTTCTGGAATGGCAGCGTTGCCGGCTTTGTGTATCCTGAATTTGACAGCGTGGGCCTTTTCGAAATTGGTATATACAATCTATTCCAGGTAACACACAACATCTCTGTAATACAGAAATTCATGCCAAACATACTTGCATCACTGGAATTCCAGGAGAAATCAATAAAAAAATACGGTTTCATAGCAGAGGATCACAGCATATGGGAAATGGAATACGGTTACTGGTTCTGGACACAGGCAATAAACTATCTGGGTATCAGGGACATCTCAAGAATGCCCATGATTCAAAATCATAATGCTGTGCCGGTACCTCCTGGGCCGGTTCCACCAGGAAACATGAATATTGCAATGATTGCGCATAAATTAAAATCCAATATAATTAAATACTTTTACATGGATAACATATTTGCACAGTACCTTGTACCTGTGACAAACCAGTATGGAAATAATAATTACACATATTTCATGGCAAATAATACCCCGGATTCATCACAGATACTGCCAATAGCAATGGGATTCATAAATCCATCATCACCAATGGCCACATCGATAGTGCATAATATATACATGATACTATGGAATTACCGCGTTGGCGGGCTGCCAAGGTATTATAACGATCTTTATCATTACACAGAGTACGGTGGCTATCATGAAAGCTCTGGGCCGTCACCACCATGGATCATAACAACGCTCTTCCTGGCGCTTTACGATGAAAAAACAGGCAACATGACCGGCGCATTGAATTTGATGAAATGGTCATACAGTCATTCACAGAGCTGGCTACTTCCGGAGGCTGTTGATCCAAACTTTGGCAGTGTAATAGCATCCACGTCGCCATTAACATGGTCATCTGCAATGTACATAATCGTTTCCTTAAATTATAGAGCAATGCCTCCAGCACCATTGCCGCCTGGGCCACCATAA
- a CDS encoding SLAC1 family transporter, translating into MKDRLINFFGSEWFGMAIATLAVAQTFFLASRYMENITLKYTGEIFFYLGIIIFLVIFILWTIRGLTIHDKKWSHWNNLTRLSFIALVPIILFVINHITIELYGINELMARLSLYNYFFSYFLALILGVLLGYRLYTKEINRNEINYAIIIPPLSIGTSIFLATPLIGYYHGTIAESIYFLVLMGLGIFFFLYIFIGSVALSGHVSNKSGSSLPTAMLPVGVSSLIIINLISINSFGAVIDHLPFSIYTVEFVSILLWGFEVWNFLVMMIIVFRKETFGYLSVWAYGFPLGLFATSTIKLEEVTKIVILGNIFIFIWVALFLLWFYGILNTYVFIRRGILGSHPDK; encoded by the coding sequence ATGAAAGATAGATTAATAAATTTCTTTGGCTCTGAATGGTTTGGCATGGCCATTGCCACACTTGCCGTTGCACAGACGTTCTTTCTGGCATCAAGGTATATGGAAAACATTACATTGAAATATACAGGTGAAATCTTCTTCTACCTTGGGATAATAATATTCCTGGTTATATTTATATTATGGACCATACGTGGCTTAACAATACATGATAAAAAATGGAGCCACTGGAACAACCTTACAAGATTGAGTTTTATTGCCCTGGTGCCGATAATATTATTTGTTATAAATCATATAACCATCGAGCTTTATGGAATAAACGAACTCATGGCAAGATTGTCTCTTTATAACTATTTCTTTAGCTACTTTCTTGCACTTATACTTGGAGTACTGCTTGGCTACAGACTTTACACCAAGGAGATAAATAGAAATGAGATAAATTATGCAATAATAATACCACCATTATCAATAGGCACAAGCATATTTCTTGCAACACCATTAATTGGATATTACCATGGAACCATTGCAGAATCCATATATTTCCTTGTTTTAATGGGCCTCGGGATATTCTTCTTTCTGTACATATTCATTGGATCTGTTGCACTTTCAGGTCATGTGTCCAACAAATCCGGTTCGTCTCTTCCAACAGCCATGCTTCCTGTGGGCGTATCAAGTCTGATAATAATAAATCTGATTTCAATTAATTCTTTTGGAGCGGTTATAGATCACTTGCCATTCAGTATTTATACAGTTGAATTTGTTTCAATACTTCTATGGGGCTTTGAGGTCTGGAATTTCCTTGTTATGATGATAATTGTTTTCAGGAAGGAAACGTTTGGATATCTATCAGTATGGGCCTACGGCTTCCCGCTGGGTTTATTTGCCACATCAACAATAAAGCTTGAAGAGGTTACAAAAATTGTAATTCTGGGCAACATATTTATATTTATATGGGTGGCGTTGTTTCTTCTATGGTTCTATGGAATATTAAACACATATGTGTTTATCCGCCGGGGGATCTTAGGTTCACATCCTGATAAATAG
- a CDS encoding NADH:flavin oxidoreductase: MDLFEPGNIGNLEIKNRMVMAPMISNICNPDGSINENYIYYMERRALGGFGLLITEYAYINDENSKGSPNELGIISKSYLPKMKRLTDVIHGHGSRIFTQLVHAGGKANPDYNKRMIFAPSSLNEYPFLRPDEMTVNDIESVEEDFLRAARLAYRANFDGIEIHGAHGYLIQEFISKDLNKRNDRYGGSLENNVRIANEIIDMIRAELDFPVGIRLSLYEDEGYGPDYGIKAARLIKNADYVHFSAGRSAPPGSSAPFYYERNHIYKRIRERIDKKTMVVGSVIDINDARTVLEGSDFVVFGRASLADPFLPEKFRRNLPLRPCIRCNQACRDLSRGEARCTVNVETGLESRIKYKKYHGEISIGGAGIKGLEAALYASKLGLNVYIYDNYSFGGQINEIYDEYKKREFMNLLKYYESALKINNVKIEHEGSYDVLCKPDKVYPDIDGDVSIDSNVYKYHDLALKIALKNHVIMSYRSLNSLDRSRADFYTKMATRLGIEFKSDYDFEFVLIDRDQYDIRKAMESGRNAIERYIMERENEFL; the protein is encoded by the coding sequence ATGGATCTTTTTGAACCCGGAAATATAGGAAACCTTGAGATAAAGAACAGAATGGTTATGGCGCCGATGATCTCAAATATATGCAATCCCGATGGAAGCATTAATGAAAATTACATATATTATATGGAGAGAAGGGCCCTTGGTGGTTTTGGATTGTTAATAACGGAATATGCATACATAAATGATGAGAACAGCAAGGGCTCTCCAAATGAGCTTGGGATAATATCAAAATCATATTTACCAAAGATGAAGAGATTAACAGATGTTATTCACGGACATGGATCAAGGATATTCACACAGCTGGTACACGCGGGTGGCAAGGCCAATCCAGATTATAATAAAAGGATGATCTTTGCCCCTTCATCTTTAAATGAATATCCATTTTTAAGGCCGGATGAGATGACGGTAAATGATATAGAAAGCGTTGAGGAGGATTTTTTAAGGGCTGCAAGGCTTGCATACAGGGCCAATTTTGATGGAATTGAAATACATGGCGCCCATGGCTATTTGATCCAGGAATTTATATCAAAAGATTTGAACAAAAGAAATGACAGATACGGTGGAAGCCTGGAAAACAACGTCAGAATTGCAAATGAGATCATAGACATGATAAGGGCCGAGCTCGATTTTCCGGTTGGCATAAGATTAAGCCTGTATGAGGACGAGGGCTACGGACCTGACTATGGAATAAAGGCCGCAAGGCTGATAAAAAATGCTGATTATGTGCATTTCTCTGCAGGAAGATCCGCTCCTCCTGGATCATCTGCACCGTTTTATTATGAGAGAAACCATATATATAAAAGGATCAGGGAGAGAATAGATAAAAAAACCATGGTTGTCGGCTCTGTAATTGATATAAACGATGCTAGGACAGTTCTTGAGGGGTCTGATTTTGTTGTCTTCGGTAGGGCATCCCTTGCCGATCCATTTCTGCCTGAAAAATTTAGAAGAAATCTTCCATTAAGGCCGTGCATAAGGTGCAACCAGGCCTGCAGGGATCTATCAAGGGGTGAGGCCCGCTGCACTGTAAATGTCGAGACAGGCCTAGAATCAAGAATAAAATATAAAAAGTACCATGGCGAGATATCCATAGGCGGTGCGGGAATAAAGGGGCTTGAGGCCGCGCTCTATGCGTCAAAACTTGGCCTGAATGTATATATTTATGATAATTACAGCTTCGGCGGCCAGATAAATGAGATCTACGATGAATACAAGAAAAGGGAATTTATGAATCTTTTAAAGTATTATGAGAGCGCATTAAAGATCAATAATGTAAAAATAGAGCATGAGGGTTCATACGATGTTCTTTGCAAACCCGATAAGGTTTATCCTGACATAGATGGCGATGTATCAATAGATTCAAATGTTTATAAATACCATGATCTTGCATTAAAAATAGCATTGAAGAACCATGTGATAATGAGCTACAGGAGCCTTAACAGCCTGGACAGATCCAGGGCTGATTTCTATACCAAAATGGCCACGAGGCTTGGCATAGAGTTCAAAAGTGACTATGACTTTGAATTTGTGCTTATTGATAGGGATCAGTATGATATAAGAAAGGCCATGGAAAGCGGCAGAAACGCCATTGAAAGATATATCATGGAAAGAGAGAACGAATTCCTTTAA
- a CDS encoding pyridoxal-phosphate-dependent aminotransferase family protein gives MLLIPGPVEVTRPVMDAGSYLCNHRSDEFRAIVNNIENSLNSLTGSHRAVVTTGSGTLAVESMVFSLINKNDKVVALTQGPFGDRLAASVRRASKNAEIINIENKNIMEIIEEKDFDKLFMVHNETGYGVAVRNINDVARAVKNKGSRIIIDSVSGYLGYKIDFSNIYAMATGSQKNIAALPGTGIDFLSKEAVDDLYSNDVDAPFYLDLKTSLDFLEKNETPYTPSTGAFKSLEVALDEVKKEGMENRIKRIEKASKFIRSILNENNIEVNGDDSNYSNTVVCFKPRTDPDDVIKRLASENIIITKGMGSMKNYLRIGTMGIINSHFISRFLNSYFKIEKINDYVDESEVKCDLPEFLEIIEA, from the coding sequence ATGCTTCTAATACCAGGTCCTGTGGAGGTTACAAGGCCTGTCATGGATGCAGGCTCCTACCTATGCAATCACAGGTCTGACGAATTCAGGGCAATAGTAAATAACATAGAAAATTCATTGAATTCATTAACAGGGTCTCACCGGGCAGTTGTAACAACGGGCTCTGGAACGCTGGCAGTGGAATCCATGGTATTCTCGCTTATCAATAAAAACGATAAAGTGGTTGCATTAACCCAGGGCCCATTTGGGGATAGGCTTGCAGCGTCAGTGAGGAGGGCAAGCAAAAACGCAGAGATTATCAACATTGAAAACAAAAATATAATGGAGATAATAGAGGAAAAGGACTTTGATAAGCTGTTTATGGTACATAACGAAACCGGCTATGGTGTTGCTGTAAGAAATATAAACGATGTTGCAAGGGCTGTAAAAAATAAAGGTTCAAGGATAATTATAGACAGTGTATCAGGCTATCTTGGATATAAAATAGACTTTTCAAACATATATGCCATGGCCACAGGGTCACAGAAGAACATAGCCGCCCTGCCAGGTACAGGCATCGATTTTCTATCAAAAGAGGCAGTCGATGATCTTTATTCAAATGATGTTGATGCGCCATTCTACCTTGATTTAAAGACATCGCTGGATTTTCTTGAAAAGAATGAAACGCCTTACACACCGTCAACAGGCGCTTTTAAATCCCTGGAGGTTGCCCTGGATGAGGTAAAAAAGGAGGGCATGGAAAACAGGATAAAAAGAATAGAAAAGGCATCAAAATTCATTAGATCAATATTAAATGAGAATAACATAGAAGTAAACGGCGATGATAGTAATTATTCAAACACCGTTGTTTGCTTCAAACCAAGGACAGATCCTGATGATGTAATAAAAAGACTTGCTAGTGAGAATATAATAATAACAAAGGGCATGGGCTCGATGAAGAATTATCTCAGGATTGGCACAATGGGAATAATAAACAGCCATTTCATATCAAGATTTTTGAACAGCTACTTTAAAATAGAAAAAATCAACGATTATGTTGATGAAAGCGAGGTAAAATGCGATCTGCCTGAATTTCTTGAGATTATTGAAGCGTGA
- a CDS encoding TetR/AcrR family transcriptional regulator, translating to MDKKEKILNAAIMVFSRKGYEATMDEIASEAGVSKGLLFFYYESKENLIIESALKSLPIYIINSVNNGSYFDANNVLYDLGIKFLYYYKNQDLRNLFLYTISNKNRYDILKDRLKYLCFTSFDSVFDKVEKMINRRLSIAKKRSFFGSLLCYLIWWDENVQSIEEYTKDLVKEFLSF from the coding sequence ATGGACAAAAAAGAAAAAATCCTGAATGCGGCAATTATGGTGTTTTCCAGAAAAGGCTACGAGGCAACCATGGATGAAATTGCATCTGAGGCCGGTGTAAGCAAGGGTCTTTTATTCTTTTACTACGAAAGCAAGGAAAATCTAATAATAGAATCTGCCCTTAAATCGCTACCAATTTATATCATTAATTCAGTCAATAACGGATCATATTTTGATGCCAATAATGTTCTATATGACCTTGGAATAAAATTTCTATATTACTACAAAAATCAGGATTTAAGGAATTTATTTCTATATACAATAAGCAATAAGAATAGATATGATATCCTTAAGGATAGGCTAAAATATCTCTGTTTTACAAGCTTTGATAGTGTATTCGATAAGGTTGAAAAAATGATTAACAGAAGGCTATCTATTGCAAAAAAAAGATCGTTCTTTGGCTCTCTTTTATGCTACCTTATCTGGTGGGATGAGAACGTGCAGTCAATAGAAGAATATACAAAAGATCTTGTTAAAGAATTTTTATCATTTTAA
- a CDS encoding D-2-hydroxyacid dehydrogenase codes for MKGKILICDPVDGIMIEKLSKDFDIDNSPDITRDELLKKIGDYDIIIVRSRTKVDRDIIDNAKRLKIIARAGIGTDSIDVDYAQEKGIKIVYAPGSSTESVVELTVAFAVIAARQIIKGVENTRKNDFTKLKGIELSGKTLGIIGYGRIGRAIANAFSVFNVRSIAYDAYPVDFTGAEQVTLEDLLRNSDIISINITLRKDSPPVLNEKELSMLRDNAIVINTSRANAIEPRAFLKILKEKNIFYISDVFWHEPARFDYEFEMLKLPNVIITPHLGAQTREAQKRIAIMTADNILKEWS; via the coding sequence ATGAAGGGAAAAATATTAATATGTGATCCCGTGGATGGCATAATGATAGAGAAGCTATCAAAGGACTTTGATATAGATAACAGCCCGGATATAACAAGGGATGAACTTTTAAAAAAAATAGGTGATTATGATATTATTATTGTAAGAAGCAGGACAAAGGTCGATAGGGATATTATAGATAATGCAAAAAGGTTAAAGATTATAGCCAGGGCGGGCATAGGCACTGACAGTATTGACGTTGATTATGCACAGGAAAAGGGCATAAAGATCGTTTACGCCCCGGGATCCTCAACTGAAAGTGTTGTTGAATTAACCGTTGCCTTTGCAGTTATAGCTGCAAGGCAGATAATAAAAGGCGTAGAAAATACAAGGAAAAACGATTTCACAAAGCTAAAGGGCATTGAGCTATCCGGAAAAACACTTGGCATAATAGGCTATGGCAGGATAGGAAGGGCAATAGCAAACGCATTCTCTGTCTTTAATGTAAGGTCGATAGCATACGATGCATACCCTGTTGATTTCACAGGTGCAGAGCAGGTAACACTTGAAGATTTATTAAGAAATTCTGATATAATATCAATTAATATTACATTAAGAAAGGACTCGCCTCCAGTATTAAATGAAAAAGAGCTATCCATGCTCAGGGATAATGCAATAGTAATAAACACAAGCAGGGCCAATGCAATAGAGCCAAGGGCATTTTTAAAAATTTTAAAGGAGAAAAACATATTTTACATAAGCGACGTTTTCTGGCACGAGCCTGCAAGATTTGATTATGAATTTGAGATGCTTAAATTACCAAATGTAATAATAACACCGCATCTTGGGGCACAGACAAGGGAGGCACAGAAGAGGATAGCAATAATGACTGCGGATAACATCTTAAAGGAGTGGTCATAA
- a CDS encoding DUF998 domain-containing protein: MNNEKISGLIIVTAVTEFFIFVNIAAFLDKGYSISNNSISHLGIDSMPYIFNASIIVLGILEMAAAFLLRRCSGAFTVLYIMGGIGSIGVGVFNEHFGYIHLSFAVLAFLFPSLLSYFAFLKYKNALSIEWSVLGTISIIALVLFGIKVYLGLGPGGMERMILIPLIAWSFQFGAFLYTKN, translated from the coding sequence ATGAATAATGAAAAGATTTCAGGTCTTATAATAGTTACAGCGGTAACTGAATTCTTTATTTTTGTTAACATAGCGGCCTTCCTTGACAAGGGATACAGCATATCAAACAATTCAATAAGCCATCTTGGAATAGATTCTATGCCTTATATATTTAATGCATCAATCATAGTTCTTGGCATCCTTGAGATGGCTGCGGCATTTCTATTAAGAAGATGCTCAGGGGCATTTACAGTATTATATATAATGGGCGGCATCGGCTCTATAGGTGTCGGTGTATTCAATGAGCATTTCGGATACATACATCTATCGTTTGCGGTTCTTGCATTTTTGTTTCCATCGCTTTTATCATATTTTGCATTTTTAAAATATAAAAATGCACTTTCCATTGAATGGTCAGTTCTTGGAACAATCTCAATAATAGCACTTGTCCTATTCGGAATAAAGGTCTACCTTGGCCTTGGCCCAGGGGGCATGGAAAGGATGATACTAATACCGCTAATAGCATGGAGCTTTCAGTTTGGAGCTTTTTTATACACAAAAAATTAA
- a CDS encoding SDR family NAD(P)-dependent oxidoreductase: protein MKILICGVGNGIGGYITEYFSKSNYVFISSRGAFARELADRLKIGYMQCDLRSLKDVRTLVSRASSAMDGLDVAINVAGNYFSSKAPWDYNPEEFADALLNNALTFYNVAIESSRCMAKNRDGLIIGFSAAGNVYLNSNPGYAAGKGSVSYMIKYFARSLLPYNVRVNGIAPGFIEKGVKSNERNLLYHGRFPANDIALAIENLMKSKMITGQIINISGGHDINIEPGL from the coding sequence ATGAAGATATTAATATGTGGTGTTGGTAATGGAATAGGCGGCTATATAACTGAATATTTTTCAAAAAGCAATTATGTATTTATATCGTCCAGAGGTGCTTTTGCAAGGGAACTTGCAGATCGGCTTAAAATAGGGTACATGCAATGTGATTTAAGGTCATTAAAGGACGTCAGAACACTTGTATCAAGAGCATCTTCAGCAATGGATGGCCTGGATGTAGCAATAAATGTTGCAGGAAATTATTTTTCTTCAAAGGCACCATGGGATTACAATCCAGAGGAATTTGCTGATGCATTATTAAATAATGCATTAACATTTTACAATGTTGCCATTGAATCATCAAGATGCATGGCGAAAAACAGGGATGGACTAATAATAGGGTTCTCCGCTGCCGGCAATGTCTATCTGAATTCAAATCCTGGCTATGCCGCCGGTAAGGGTTCTGTTTCATACATGATAAAATATTTTGCAAGATCTCTTTTACCTTACAATGTAAGGGTCAATGGCATAGCACCGGGCTTTATAGAAAAGGGTGTGAAAAGCAATGAAAGGAACCTTTTATACCATGGAAGATTCCCGGCGAACGATATTGCACTGGCCATTGAAAACCTAATGAAATCAAAAATGATAACAGGCCAGATAATAAATATTTCAGGCGGCCATGATATTAATATAGAACCTGGGTTATAA